The genomic segment GCAGCGTCGCCGGACCGGCAGCACAGCCCGCCAGCGTCACCAGCGGCAGCCACCAAAAATAGCGCCATCGTCCTTGCTGCATTGGCTCTCCTCCGCGTCGCTGCAGGCAGTCTACGTCGAAAACGCTGCCCTTGCAGTGCCCCACTCTCTGCTGCTATGACCACAGCAGGCTAGGATAAGCTCAGTTATCTCCATTCGCCGACGAGACGCCCATGCATATACTGATTGCCCCCGATAGTTACAAGGATGCACTCCCCGCCAGCGACGCCGCGCGCGCCATTGCCCACGGCATCCAGCGCGTCCTGCCCGATGCCACGCTGACGCGCTGCCCGATGGGCGACGGCGGCGAGGGCACCCTCGATGCGCTGCTCGACGCCACCGGCGCCGAGCGCCGCGTGCAAACCGTTCAGGACGCCCTCGGCCGCCCGTGCCAGGCGGCCTGGGGCTGGCACGCCGAGACCCGCCGTGCGTTTATCGAGCTGGCCGAAGCCAGCGGCCTGCAGCAGATCCCCCGCGAGCAGCGCAGCGCCCTGCACAGCACCACCCATGGCGTCGGCGAATTGATCCTGGCGGCGCTGGATGCCGGCGCCGAGACGCTGCTGCTGACCCTCGGCGGCAGCGCCACCAACGACGCCGGGGCCGGCATGCTGGAGGCGCTTGGCGCACGGCTGCTGGATGCCGAGGGCAAGCCATTGGCGCCCGGCGGCGCCGCGCTGGCCGAGCTGCAGACCCTCGACCTGAGCGGCCTCGACCCGCGCCTCGCCGAGCTTCAGGTGGAGACCGCCGTGGACGTCGATAACCCGCTGCTCGGCGAGCGCGGCGCCAGCGCCATCTTCGGGCCCCAGAAAGGCGCCAGCGAGGCCGACGTGGCGACCCTCGATGCGGCACTGGCGCACTTCGCCGACAGCACCGCCGCGGCGCTCGGCAACGATCACCGCGACCTCCCCGGGGCGGGTGCCGCCGGCGGCATGGGCTTCGCCGCCCGCGC from the Halomonas sp. 1513 genome contains:
- a CDS encoding glycerate kinase, translated to MHILIAPDSYKDALPASDAARAIAHGIQRVLPDATLTRCPMGDGGEGTLDALLDATGAERRVQTVQDALGRPCQAAWGWHAETRRAFIELAEASGLQQIPREQRSALHSTTHGVGELILAALDAGAETLLLTLGGSATNDAGAGMLEALGARLLDAEGKPLAPGGAALAELQTLDLSGLDPRLAELQVETAVDVDNPLLGERGASAIFGPQKGASEADVATLDAALAHFADSTAAALGNDHRDLPGAGAAGGMGFAARAFFGAELRPGIELVMQQVGFEALLAEADLVITGEGQLDGQSLSGKTPVGISRRAAANGVPCVALVGRLGEGWQACHDQGISAAFALADGPMALDEALTRCAELLSERAEGVARLFNAGRG